One genomic segment of Deltaproteobacteria bacterium includes these proteins:
- a CDS encoding OmpA family protein: MRLARLAAAVVVSTLVSLPAAAQNTVSRSFPTQHFEPAIGIKDTFFSVESAQTGDHLSFSLDLMFNYQHRPLVLFVQKSTPGSTTPFELGKADAIDVVKNQLTMDVGGAFAVRFGWFRGQIGLSLPVNLLLRGTEVDDLGNRTGNTLSATGVGDLRMQLKVMLLHDWKGLSLAVSPILTFPTGKRDNFGGDPNLSVRPRLALDYRIGNFIAALDLGWMIRESVMMFSSEVDDQLMYGVGAGYRVHPRVLLMGELYGRAGFKTRSGCTRDPISGTTTCTDTSGKDLDAFPLEADLGARVKLGSGFELAAGAGFGIIKAIGSPQARALLGLRWAPDFTDTDRDGIADADDKCPTQKEDKDGFRDSDGCPDPDNDEDLIPDDRDRCPNEPEDKDTFEDDDGCPDPDNDKDGIPDLKDSCPFQPENKNGLKDDDGCPDIPDQDGDGIEDSKDQCPKEPEDKDGFKDADGCPDPDNDNDGVPDNLDDCPNKPEDMDGFKDNDGCPDPDNDGDGVPDAQDKCPNEPETINGYKDEDGCPDKGTGHVVVKDNRIQIMKKIFFATDKAVIRSVSFAILKEVALTLRANPQIKGVRIEGHTDSQGAADHNRKLSQSRAEAVRIFLIKEGIEGARLFAQGYGSDKPVADNRTGKGREANRRVEFVILESAPGAGPAGAGQPPEKK, encoded by the coding sequence ATGCGCCTCGCTCGCCTGGCTGCCGCGGTGGTCGTCAGCACTCTCGTTTCCCTCCCCGCCGCCGCCCAAAACACCGTGTCCAGGTCGTTTCCGACGCAGCACTTCGAGCCTGCGATCGGCATCAAGGACACGTTCTTCAGCGTGGAATCGGCCCAGACGGGGGACCACCTCTCCTTCAGCCTGGACCTGATGTTCAACTACCAGCACCGGCCCCTCGTGCTCTTCGTGCAGAAGTCCACGCCGGGTAGCACGACCCCCTTCGAGCTCGGCAAGGCCGACGCGATCGACGTGGTGAAGAACCAGCTCACCATGGACGTGGGGGGCGCGTTTGCGGTCCGGTTCGGTTGGTTTCGCGGGCAGATCGGGCTGAGTCTCCCGGTGAATCTCCTCCTGCGCGGCACGGAGGTGGACGACCTCGGTAACCGGACGGGCAACACCCTGTCGGCGACCGGGGTGGGCGATCTGCGGATGCAGCTCAAGGTCATGTTGCTGCACGACTGGAAAGGCCTCTCGCTGGCGGTCTCGCCGATCCTGACCTTCCCCACGGGCAAGCGGGACAACTTCGGCGGGGACCCGAATCTCTCGGTGCGGCCGCGGCTCGCGCTCGACTACCGCATCGGCAACTTCATCGCCGCGCTCGACCTGGGGTGGATGATCCGCGAGTCGGTGATGATGTTCTCGTCGGAGGTGGACGACCAGCTCATGTACGGGGTGGGGGCGGGCTACCGGGTGCATCCGCGCGTGCTGCTGATGGGCGAGCTCTACGGACGCGCTGGTTTCAAGACGCGGTCGGGGTGCACGCGCGACCCGATCAGCGGCACGACGACCTGCACCGACACGTCGGGCAAGGACCTGGACGCGTTTCCGCTCGAGGCGGACCTCGGGGCGCGCGTGAAGCTCGGAAGCGGCTTCGAGCTCGCCGCCGGTGCGGGCTTCGGCATCATCAAGGCCATCGGCAGCCCCCAGGCGCGCGCGTTGCTCGGCCTCAGGTGGGCCCCGGACTTCACGGACACCGACCGGGATGGCATCGCGGATGCCGACGACAAGTGCCCCACGCAGAAAGAGGACAAGGACGGCTTTCGCGACAGCGACGGCTGCCCCGACCCGGACAACGACGAGGACCTCATTCCGGACGACCGGGACCGCTGCCCGAACGAGCCGGAGGACAAGGACACGTTCGAGGACGACGATGGTTGCCCCGACCCGGACAACGACAAGGACGGCATCCCCGACCTGAAGGACTCGTGTCCCTTCCAGCCGGAGAACAAGAACGGGCTGAAGGACGACGACGGCTGCCCCGACATCCCCGATCAGGACGGTGACGGGATCGAGGACTCGAAGGACCAGTGCCCGAAGGAGCCCGAGGACAAGGACGGCTTCAAGGATGCGGACGGCTGTCCCGATCCGGACAACGACAACGACGGCGTGCCGGACAATCTGGACGATTGCCCGAACAAGCCGGAGGACATGGACGGCTTCAAGGACAACGACGGCTGCCCCGACCCGGACAACGACGGCGACGGGGTCCCCGATGCGCAGGACAAGTGCCCGAACGAGCCGGAGACGATCAACGGCTACAAGGACGAGGACGGTTGCCCCGACAAGGGGACGGGTCACGTGGTGGTGAAGGACAACCGCATCCAGATCATGAAGAAGATCTTCTTCGCCACGGACAAGGCCGTCATTCGGTCGGTCTCCTTCGCCATCCTCAAGGAGGTGGCGCTGACGCTGCGGGCGAACCCGCAGATCAAGGGCGTGCGCATCGAGGGGCATACGGACAGCCAGGGTGCGGCGGACCACAACCGGAAGCTCTCCCAGTCCCGTGCCGAGGCGGTGAGGATCTTCCTGATCAAGGAAGGGATCGAAGGGGCGCGCCTCTTCGCGCAGGGCTACGGCTCGGACAAGCCGGTGGCCGACAACCGCACGGGCAAGGGGCGCGAGGCCAACCGGCGGGTGGAGTTCGTGATCCTCGAGAGCGCCCCCGGTGCGGGGCCCGCCGGAGCGGGGCAGCCGCCCGAGAAGAAATAA
- a CDS encoding S9 family peptidase, protein MAKPRRALSPSPAVSTPPRRGGPPPTRAEAVVELLHGERVRDPYRWLEDDASKEVGAWTEAQNRYTRAVLDAIPGRKELGRALTRLLTVESIGTPVLRYPKEGPLFLFHTRRTGRQNQPILYVRRGAGGEDAVLVDPNGLSRDGTVALDWWYPSPHGRYLAYGTSTSGDELSTLRVREVATGKDLAESISRTPHTSLAWLPDESGFYYVRLPQPGSVPKGEEHYHRHVFFHRLGTDGKQDPVVFGPGRDLREMPSVSLSPNGRYLVVMVYLGWAQSEVHLLDRRHKDGAFVPVARGKNHLYLPEVLNDRLLLQTNEGASRNQVYRVDPARPARRQWKRVIAEREEILQSISVIGGKLVALYLKNAASVIALHELDGRRLGELPFTPFGTVSAVSGEWNKPDLYYSYSSYLVPPRILGTTVPRLAKGLVAARRAQRASTPEGAGTIWAQVKSPVSSDEFELSQHWYPSKDGTRVSMFLLHKKGLVRDGQNPTLLYGYGGFDISLTPRFVPELYELLRRGGVYAEANLRGGGEYGDAWHKGGMLGKKQNVFDDFIAAAEYLVAQKITRPEKLAIDGRSNGGLLTGAVLVQRPELFRVVVSGVPLLDMLRYHRYLIAKLWIPEYGTPEDPEHFKWLRAYSPYHNVKDGTRYPAVFIATGVSDSRVHPFHARKMAARLQAATGGRLPVLLRAETKAGHGAGKPTSKRIEEATDRLAFVLSQLGLMP, encoded by the coding sequence ATGGCCAAGCCCCGCCGAGCACTCTCTCCGTCACCTGCCGTCTCGACGCCGCCCCGCCGCGGGGGACCGCCGCCGACGCGCGCGGAAGCGGTCGTGGAGCTCCTGCACGGCGAGCGCGTCCGCGACCCCTATCGCTGGCTCGAGGACGACGCGTCCAAGGAGGTGGGCGCCTGGACCGAGGCGCAGAACCGCTACACGCGGGCCGTCCTCGACGCCATCCCGGGGCGCAAGGAGCTCGGCCGTGCCCTGACGCGCCTTCTGACCGTCGAGAGCATCGGCACGCCGGTCCTGCGCTACCCGAAGGAGGGGCCGCTCTTTCTCTTCCACACGCGACGCACGGGGCGCCAGAACCAGCCGATCCTCTACGTGCGACGCGGCGCCGGGGGCGAGGATGCGGTGCTTGTCGATCCGAACGGGCTGTCCAGAGACGGCACGGTGGCGCTCGACTGGTGGTATCCCTCCCCGCACGGTCGCTACCTGGCGTACGGGACCTCCACCTCGGGGGACGAGCTGAGCACCTTGCGGGTGCGCGAGGTGGCGACGGGCAAGGACCTGGCCGAGTCGATCTCGCGCACGCCCCACACCTCGCTCGCCTGGCTCCCCGATGAGAGCGGCTTCTACTACGTGCGGCTGCCGCAGCCGGGGAGCGTCCCCAAGGGGGAGGAGCACTATCACCGTCACGTCTTCTTCCACCGGCTCGGCACCGACGGCAAGCAGGACCCGGTGGTCTTCGGGCCGGGGCGGGACCTGCGCGAGATGCCGTCGGTGTCGCTCTCGCCGAACGGGCGCTACCTGGTGGTGATGGTCTATCTCGGGTGGGCCCAGAGCGAGGTGCACCTGCTCGACCGACGCCACAAGGACGGCGCCTTCGTGCCGGTCGCGCGCGGCAAGAACCACCTCTACCTGCCGGAGGTGCTGAACGACCGCCTTCTCTTGCAGACCAACGAGGGGGCGTCGCGCAATCAGGTGTATCGCGTGGATCCCGCGCGTCCGGCGCGCAGGCAGTGGAAGCGGGTGATCGCCGAGCGGGAGGAGATCCTGCAGTCCATCTCGGTCATCGGCGGCAAGCTCGTGGCGCTCTACCTGAAGAACGCGGCGTCGGTGATCGCGCTCCACGAGCTCGACGGGCGCCGTCTCGGCGAGCTGCCCTTCACCCCCTTCGGCACGGTCAGCGCGGTCAGCGGCGAGTGGAATAAGCCCGACCTCTATTACTCGTATTCGTCGTATCTGGTGCCGCCGCGCATCCTGGGCACCACGGTGCCGCGCCTGGCGAAGGGCCTCGTGGCGGCGCGGCGGGCCCAGCGGGCGAGCACCCCCGAGGGGGCGGGGACGATCTGGGCTCAGGTGAAGTCGCCCGTCTCGAGCGACGAGTTCGAGCTCTCGCAGCACTGGTACCCGTCCAAGGACGGCACGCGCGTCTCGATGTTCCTGCTCCACAAGAAGGGGCTCGTGCGCGACGGCCAGAACCCGACGCTGCTCTACGGCTACGGAGGCTTCGACATCTCGCTCACGCCGCGTTTCGTGCCGGAGCTCTACGAACTGCTGCGGCGCGGCGGCGTGTACGCGGAGGCGAACCTCCGAGGGGGGGGCGAGTACGGGGACGCCTGGCACAAGGGGGGGATGCTCGGAAAGAAGCAGAACGTCTTCGACGATTTCATCGCTGCCGCGGAGTATCTGGTGGCGCAGAAGATCACGCGGCCGGAGAAGCTGGCCATCGATGGACGCTCGAACGGCGGCTTGCTGACCGGGGCCGTGCTGGTGCAGCGCCCGGAGCTCTTCCGCGTGGTGGTGTCCGGCGTGCCGCTCCTCGACATGCTGCGCTACCACCGCTACCTCATCGCCAAGCTGTGGATCCCCGAGTACGGCACCCCCGAGGACCCGGAGCACTTCAAGTGGCTGCGGGCGTATTCGCCCTATCACAACGTGAAGGACGGGACGCGCTACCCGGCAGTGTTCATCGCCACCGGCGTGTCCGACTCGCGCGTGCACCCCTTCCACGCGCGCAAGATGGCGGCGCGGCTCCAGGCCGCCACGGGGGGGAGGCTGCCGGTTCTGCTGCGCGCCGAGACGAAGGCGGGGCACGGGGCGGGCAAGCCCACCTCCAAGCGCATCGAGGAAGCCACCGATCGGCTGGCCTTCGTGCTCTCGCAGCTCGGGCTGATGCCCTGA
- a CDS encoding radical SAM protein, which yields MRRFPSTRSLTVTRRVALLVLALGALSSGALPAANAAPRLRDNVPARRDVLEQRLPVAERFDRAAARAALQPGGTRLALVTTVAPAYDIPTFNMGLAELAGYLRYKHRELAHRPARITFIEPDLMLSRTPELAQSVDYTLRKLRATKPHIIGVSAKMGSQDNLIQLLTRLRREPWARDAVIVVGNVMGTFSHATLAERFPEVVFALGEGELAIDAIYRAVKTRRTDLSKIPNVAYRSSDGLVRTPRKVLALERQRWLPALDMLEQALRVKADIGLEASRGCPGHCTFCSVPQLDFKTKPDGSNPAAPWRHFPVTRTAELVRVLRAAGATTLNFVDSEFGSRNPRYLTRLAHQLGKQPGAPFAVDFRLDAFGMADPKLAKRFISVLGLLAHAGLNSVFVGAESGSDEQLRRYGKGYPLDVNLRGIDLLVRAGLRPQVGFITFDPLMTRRDLEANLRFLLRRVGGTATQKGRRVLSYVTSPLNVMRVQAETPLQRLVASWRLAITPEGTEAFYRAEFLDPRMEQLATAAQDWFREIMHLRYPVLQASRYARSPAVRARATDLVERLHALDVLYLKGLLRELPRDPFDRTLDENPARLRLDQAFRTAARDHWAIAARNAAPGLARVGAAFRAKRTALEAELKALCDSGEI from the coding sequence ATGCGACGTTTCCCCTCGACCCGGTCTCTCACGGTCACGCGCCGCGTCGCGCTGCTCGTGCTCGCGCTCGGCGCCCTCTCCTCCGGCGCCCTCCCCGCCGCGAACGCCGCACCGCGTCTTCGCGACAACGTCCCGGCCCGCCGCGACGTGCTCGAGCAGCGACTTCCGGTCGCGGAGCGCTTCGACCGCGCCGCCGCCCGCGCCGCGCTGCAGCCCGGCGGAACGCGGCTCGCGCTCGTCACCACCGTCGCCCCGGCCTACGACATCCCGACCTTCAACATGGGCCTGGCCGAGCTGGCCGGCTACCTGCGCTACAAGCACCGCGAGCTGGCCCATCGTCCCGCGCGCATCACCTTCATCGAGCCCGACCTGATGCTCTCGCGCACCCCCGAGCTCGCGCAGAGCGTGGACTACACCCTGAGGAAGCTGCGCGCCACCAAGCCGCACATCATCGGCGTCTCGGCCAAGATGGGCTCGCAAGACAACCTGATCCAGCTCCTCACCCGCTTGCGGCGCGAACCCTGGGCGAGAGACGCGGTGATCGTAGTGGGCAACGTGATGGGCACCTTCTCCCACGCCACCCTCGCCGAGCGCTTCCCCGAGGTGGTCTTCGCCCTCGGCGAGGGGGAGCTGGCCATCGACGCGATCTACCGGGCCGTGAAGACGCGACGCACCGACCTCTCGAAGATCCCGAACGTCGCCTATCGCTCCTCCGACGGCCTCGTGCGCACCCCCCGCAAGGTCCTCGCCCTCGAGCGTCAGCGCTGGCTGCCCGCCCTCGACATGCTCGAGCAGGCGCTGCGCGTCAAGGCCGACATCGGCCTCGAGGCCTCGCGCGGCTGTCCGGGCCATTGCACCTTCTGCTCGGTGCCGCAGCTCGACTTCAAGACCAAGCCCGACGGCTCGAACCCCGCCGCTCCCTGGCGGCACTTTCCCGTCACCCGCACCGCCGAGCTCGTCCGGGTGCTCCGCGCCGCCGGCGCCACGACCCTGAACTTCGTGGACAGCGAGTTCGGTAGCCGCAATCCGCGCTACCTGACCCGCCTCGCCCACCAGCTCGGCAAGCAACCCGGGGCCCCCTTCGCGGTGGACTTCCGCCTCGACGCCTTCGGCATGGCCGACCCGAAGCTCGCGAAGCGCTTCATCTCGGTCCTCGGACTCCTCGCCCACGCCGGCTTGAACAGCGTCTTCGTCGGCGCGGAGTCCGGCTCCGACGAGCAGCTCCGGCGCTACGGCAAGGGCTACCCCCTCGACGTGAACCTGCGCGGCATCGACCTGCTCGTGCGCGCCGGACTGCGGCCCCAGGTCGGATTCATCACCTTCGACCCGCTCATGACCCGCCGCGACCTGGAGGCGAACCTGCGCTTCCTCCTCCGGCGCGTCGGCGGCACCGCCACGCAGAAGGGGCGGCGCGTGCTGAGTTACGTGACGAGCCCCCTCAACGTGATGCGCGTGCAGGCGGAGACGCCGCTGCAGCGCCTCGTCGCGAGCTGGAGGCTCGCCATCACCCCCGAGGGGACCGAGGCCTTCTACCGCGCCGAGTTTCTCGACCCTCGCATGGAGCAGCTCGCGACCGCAGCTCAGGACTGGTTCCGCGAGATCATGCACCTGCGCTACCCGGTCCTCCAGGCCTCACGCTACGCGCGCTCCCCCGCCGTTCGCGCGCGCGCCACCGACCTGGTGGAGCGACTCCACGCGCTCGACGTGCTCTACCTGAAGGGGCTCCTTCGTGAGCTCCCCCGCGACCCCTTCGACCGCACGCTCGACGAGAACCCCGCGCGCCTCCGCCTCGACCAGGCCTTCCGCACCGCCGCGCGGGACCACTGGGCCATCGCCGCACGCAACGCCGCTCCGGGCCTTGCCCGCGTGGGCGCCGCGTTCCGCGCCAAGCGCACCGCGCTCGAAGCGGAGCTCAAGGCCCTCTGCGACAGCGGGGAGATCTGA
- a CDS encoding phosphatase PAP2 family protein: MNGVLDWGVEVVRALQAHRSHLADLFNLAVTQLGHQLALVLLVAFVIWCVDRRLGLRLGALLVGSGVVNVLCKAWWRGPRPYQFARSVALIGPPELSPGVPSGHAQLTLTAWGTLARGLNRRWAVAVAALVVLLVAGSRLYLGAHFPHDVLVGLALGATLLVLAPHLERWLVERFQHLSPRGQLVAGGAPSLLLPLWPHRDLVALGGVLAGLCAGLRYAPVEESSPKRRGPGWTAASFAAGALALVALYLALGWLARRTAASGQPEDWYPAPPSLALALGLALRWLRYGVTGLWIAGGWPALAPRLGLPVVGTRPPSGQPTPQPWPQPPADADRS; the protein is encoded by the coding sequence ATGAACGGCGTCCTCGACTGGGGTGTGGAGGTCGTTCGCGCCCTGCAGGCGCACCGCTCCCACCTCGCCGACCTCTTCAACCTCGCGGTGACCCAGCTCGGCCACCAGCTCGCGCTCGTCCTGCTCGTGGCCTTCGTGATCTGGTGCGTGGACCGCCGGCTCGGCCTGCGCCTCGGCGCGCTGCTCGTCGGGTCGGGTGTGGTGAACGTCCTCTGCAAGGCCTGGTGGCGCGGTCCGCGGCCCTATCAGTTCGCCCGCTCCGTGGCGCTCATCGGCCCCCCCGAGCTGAGCCCGGGCGTACCGAGCGGACACGCGCAGCTCACGCTCACCGCCTGGGGAACGCTCGCGCGCGGCCTCAATCGCCGCTGGGCCGTGGCTGTGGCGGCGCTGGTCGTGCTCCTCGTCGCCGGCTCGCGCCTCTACCTGGGCGCGCACTTTCCGCACGACGTGCTGGTGGGCCTCGCCCTCGGCGCGACGCTCCTCGTCCTTGCGCCGCACCTCGAGCGGTGGCTCGTCGAGCGCTTCCAGCACCTCTCGCCCCGAGGCCAGCTCGTCGCCGGCGGCGCGCCATCGCTGCTTCTGCCCCTCTGGCCGCACCGCGACCTCGTGGCCCTCGGCGGCGTGCTCGCCGGCCTCTGCGCGGGGCTGCGCTACGCGCCCGTAGAAGAGTCGTCGCCGAAACGCCGCGGGCCGGGATGGACCGCCGCGAGCTTCGCGGCTGGCGCACTCGCCCTGGTGGCGCTGTACCTCGCGCTTGGATGGCTCGCGCGACGCACCGCTGCTTCAGGGCAGCCGGAGGACTGGTACCCCGCCCCGCCCTCGCTCGCCCTCGCCCTCGGGCTCGCGCTCCGCTGGCTGCGCTACGGCGTCACCGGGCTCTGGATCGCCGGAGGGTGGCCCGCGCTCGCCCCCCGCCTCGGGCTCCCCGTCGTGGGGACCCGACCCCCATCGGGCCAACCGACCCCGCAGCCCTGGCCACAGCCGCCAGCCGACGCCGACCGTAGCTAG
- a CDS encoding proline dehydrogenase family protein: protein MDLARLRGMYQPARRRVPVVLVLAALASQGSTAFARDPVVTRTPLARAPAASLGAPEALSLTPRQFLVQGVERAKLLVGRAVTFPAFVWPFNRLMQAVAHGEPFTGLTPASAVRVGRRVVDQGSEGVVIGRLAPTLRDIWSVRGAERSFLKLIDELAAARAKDPRLKAAVAYDPDSLGLGLSGFSRERREQVAMAGMLRVARHAKARGVPLELDMTGSETMPFTLKVAEQIVTEVGIPVRLAIAARYEASMPALRNWAALATRTGQKLGVRLVKGSYVEADTAGIINQRGPLMRHYRELVTQALRYGDVLDVAVATQNEEIWQHARAEARRLGTTYRLHVIRGVNAPFQAKVRAAGETIGGEYVSYGADAPIFGLQEALENRQAKKTLIQRFAQELN from the coding sequence ATGGACCTTGCTCGTCTTCGCGGCATGTACCAGCCCGCCCGTCGAAGGGTTCCCGTGGTGCTCGTCCTGGCGGCCCTTGCGTCGCAGGGCTCGACCGCCTTCGCGCGCGACCCGGTGGTCACGCGTACCCCGCTCGCGCGTGCTCCGGCGGCGTCGCTCGGAGCGCCCGAAGCGCTCTCCCTCACGCCGCGCCAGTTCCTGGTGCAAGGCGTCGAGCGGGCGAAGCTCCTCGTCGGCCGGGCCGTCACGTTCCCCGCGTTCGTCTGGCCCTTCAATCGGCTGATGCAGGCCGTCGCGCATGGGGAGCCCTTCACCGGGCTCACGCCGGCGAGCGCGGTGCGCGTGGGCCGTCGGGTCGTGGACCAGGGGAGCGAGGGGGTCGTGATCGGGCGTCTGGCGCCCACGCTGCGAGATATCTGGTCGGTGCGCGGCGCGGAGCGGTCTTTTCTCAAGCTCATCGACGAGCTCGCGGCGGCGCGCGCGAAAGACCCTCGGCTGAAGGCGGCGGTGGCGTACGACCCCGACTCCCTCGGCCTCGGGCTGAGCGGGTTCTCCCGCGAGCGGCGCGAACAGGTCGCGATGGCCGGCATGTTGCGCGTCGCCCGACACGCGAAGGCTCGCGGCGTGCCTCTCGAGCTGGACATGACCGGTTCGGAGACGATGCCCTTCACGCTGAAGGTGGCGGAGCAGATCGTGACGGAGGTGGGGATCCCCGTGCGTCTCGCGATCGCTGCGCGCTACGAGGCCTCGATGCCGGCGCTCCGAAACTGGGCCGCGCTCGCTACCCGCACCGGTCAGAAACTCGGGGTGCGGCTGGTGAAGGGGAGCTACGTCGAGGCGGACACGGCGGGGATCATCAACCAGCGGGGGCCGTTGATGCGCCACTACCGCGAGCTCGTCACGCAGGCCCTGCGCTACGGGGACGTGCTCGACGTGGCGGTGGCCACACAGAACGAGGAGATCTGGCAGCACGCCCGCGCCGAGGCCCGTCGCTTGGGCACCACGTACCGGCTCCACGTGATCCGCGGGGTCAACGCCCCCTTCCAGGCCAAGGTGCGCGCCGCGGGCGAGACGATAGGTGGCGAGTACGTCTCCTACGGGGCCGACGCGCCGATCTTCGGTTTGCAGGAGGCGCTCGAGAACCGGCAGGCGAAGAAGACCCTCATCCAGCGCTTCGCGCAGGAGCTGAACTGA
- a CDS encoding sigma 54-dependent Fis family transcriptional regulator: protein MRDTTTRVQLDGERPRFFRRRFSLAVLEGPDKGRGLTSAKDQVTVGSAPQNELVLNDTAVSRHHLRVESTPAGFLLADLDSTNGTTLGNVTLKQVVARGPVDLRLGETLLRFTPLTEEEEVPILAEDHFGGLLGRSPSMRELFRRMELAAPQEVTVLLEGETGTGKELLAWELHQHSRRSSGPFVVVDCGAIPPTLIESELFGHLRGAFTNAQADRPGAFEQAHTGTVFLDEIGELDLAMQPRLLRMLERGQVKRLGENVHREVNVRIVAATNRDLQRAVNQGTFRADLFYRLAVMHLRVPPLRDRPEDVELLVERLLPEIAERFGLAAPPALSRETLQQLVRHPWPGNVRELRNFLERLVTLSASQTGIDPFEDLQVSAPHHPMGLDQLDALPFKDAKAIWLEHFDMHYLARLLERCDHNVAEASRQSGIDRVHLFRLIKKYKLKR from the coding sequence ATGAGGGACACGACAACGCGGGTGCAGCTCGACGGCGAGAGGCCCCGATTCTTTCGGCGCCGCTTCTCGCTCGCCGTGCTCGAGGGCCCGGACAAGGGGCGCGGGCTCACGAGCGCCAAGGACCAGGTCACCGTCGGCTCGGCGCCCCAGAACGAGCTCGTGCTGAACGACACGGCCGTGTCGCGCCACCACCTGCGCGTCGAATCCACGCCCGCGGGTTTTCTCCTCGCCGACCTGGACAGCACGAACGGCACCACGCTCGGCAACGTCACGCTGAAGCAGGTCGTGGCCCGGGGCCCGGTGGACCTGCGCCTCGGCGAAACGCTGCTCCGCTTCACGCCGCTCACCGAGGAAGAGGAGGTGCCGATCCTGGCCGAAGATCACTTCGGCGGCCTGCTCGGTCGAAGCCCCTCGATGCGCGAGCTCTTCCGCCGGATGGAGCTGGCCGCGCCGCAAGAGGTGACGGTCCTCCTCGAGGGGGAGACGGGGACGGGCAAGGAGCTCCTCGCCTGGGAGCTCCACCAGCACAGCCGCCGCAGCAGCGGCCCCTTCGTGGTGGTGGACTGCGGGGCGATCCCTCCCACGTTGATCGAGAGCGAACTCTTCGGGCACCTGCGCGGCGCCTTCACGAACGCGCAGGCCGACCGCCCCGGAGCCTTCGAGCAGGCCCACACGGGCACCGTCTTTCTCGACGAGATCGGCGAGCTGGACCTGGCGATGCAGCCCCGCCTCCTGCGCATGCTGGAGCGCGGCCAGGTCAAGCGCCTCGGCGAAAACGTGCACCGCGAGGTGAACGTGCGCATCGTCGCCGCGACGAACCGTGACCTGCAGCGCGCGGTGAACCAGGGGACCTTCCGCGCGGACCTCTTCTACCGGCTGGCCGTGATGCACCTCCGGGTGCCCCCGCTCCGCGATCGCCCCGAGGACGTCGAGCTGCTCGTCGAGCGGCTGCTCCCCGAGATCGCCGAGCGGTTCGGGCTGGCGGCCCCCCCCGCGCTGAGCCGCGAGACGCTCCAGCAGCTCGTGCGACACCCGTGGCCCGGCAACGTCCGCGAGCTTCGCAACTTCCTCGAGCGGCTGGTCACGCTCTCGGCGAGCCAGACGGGGATCGACCCCTTCGAGGATCTGCAGGTGAGCGCGCCGCACCACCCCATGGGGCTCGACCAGCTCGACGCGCTCCCCTTCAAGGACGCCAAGGCGATCTGGCTCGAGCACTTCGACATGCATTATTTAGCGAGGCTTCTAGAACGCTGCGATCACAATGTGGCCGAAGCCTCGCGCCAGTCGGGGATCGACCGCGTCCACCTCTTCCGGCTGATCAAAAAGTACAAGCTCAAGCGCTGA